Proteins from one Dehalococcoidia bacterium genomic window:
- the ffh gene encoding signal recognition particle protein, with amino-acid sequence MFESLTEKLGGIFGRLNSHGTVTEKDLDDAMREVRLALLEADVNYKVVREFIAKVREKALGAEILKSLTPTQQIVGIVNEELIELLGNEPGHINRAAQPPTIIMLVGLQGSGKTTHCAKLALHLRQRGDKPLLVAADVYRPAAIDQIQSLARQLDIPVYAEGTNVKPAQICRHALDEARRIGATVIIIDTAGRLHVDEAMMGEVAELRELLKPQEVLFVADAMAGQDAVRAAEEFHKAVGTTGLILSKMDGDARGGAVLSIRAVTGVGVKFVGVGEKADALETFYPDRMAQRILGMGDIQTLMERAQEAMGEQDVKDLERRMKTAQFDLQDFLTQMGKVKKMGRLADLVKMIPGVSRISNQLGVDQMDDDFFKRTEAIILSMTLFERRHPETLLKSKGSEKGSRKKRIAAGSGTSVAEVNQLLKQFEDARQMMKTLANSKGRGLLPGMFR; translated from the coding sequence ATGTTCGAATCACTCACGGAAAAGCTGGGCGGAATCTTCGGCCGGCTCAACAGCCACGGCACCGTCACCGAGAAGGATCTCGACGACGCGATGCGCGAGGTGCGGCTGGCGCTGCTTGAGGCCGATGTCAACTACAAGGTCGTGCGCGAGTTCATCGCCAAAGTGCGCGAGAAGGCGCTGGGCGCCGAGATTCTCAAGAGCCTGACCCCTACACAGCAGATTGTCGGCATCGTCAACGAAGAGTTGATCGAGCTGCTGGGCAACGAGCCGGGGCACATCAACCGCGCCGCGCAGCCGCCCACGATCATTATGCTCGTCGGCCTGCAGGGTTCGGGCAAGACGACACACTGCGCCAAGCTGGCGCTGCACCTGCGCCAGCGCGGCGACAAGCCGCTGCTGGTGGCCGCCGACGTGTACCGCCCGGCCGCCATCGACCAGATCCAGTCGCTCGCCCGCCAGCTCGACATCCCGGTCTATGCCGAGGGCACGAACGTGAAGCCGGCGCAGATCTGCCGGCACGCACTCGACGAAGCCAGGCGCATCGGCGCCACCGTGATCATCATCGACACCGCCGGCCGCCTGCACGTGGACGAGGCGATGATGGGCGAGGTCGCCGAGCTGCGCGAGCTGCTCAAGCCGCAGGAAGTGCTGTTCGTGGCCGACGCGATGGCCGGGCAGGACGCCGTGCGCGCCGCGGAGGAGTTCCACAAGGCCGTCGGCACCACCGGCCTGATCCTCTCCAAGATGGATGGCGACGCCCGCGGCGGCGCCGTGCTCTCGATCCGCGCCGTCACCGGCGTGGGCGTCAAGTTCGTGGGCGTGGGCGAGAAGGCGGACGCGCTGGAGACCTTTTACCCGGACCGCATGGCGCAGCGCATCCTCGGCATGGGCGACATCCAGACGCTGATGGAGCGTGCCCAGGAAGCGATGGGCGAGCAGGACGTCAAGGACCTCGAACGGCGGATGAAGACCGCGCAGTTCGATCTGCAGGACTTTCTCACGCAGATGGGCAAGGTCAAGAAGATGGGCCGCCTCGCCGACCTGGTGAAGATGATCCCCGGCGTCAGCCGCATCAGCAACCAGCTTGGCGTCGATCAGATGGACGATGACTTTTTCAAGCGCACGGAAGCCATTATCCTTTCGATGACGCTGTTCGAGCGGCGTCACCCGGAGACGTTGCTCAAGAGCAAGGGCAGCGAGAAGGGCAGCCGCAAGAAACGGATCGCGGCCGGCTCCGGCACGTCGGTCGCGGAAGTCAACCAGTTGCTCAAGCAGTTCGAGGACGCGCGGCAGATGATGAAGACGCTCGCCAACAGCAAGGGCCGCGGCTTGCTGCCGGGCATGTTCCGCTAG
- a CDS encoding KH domain-containing protein yields MKELVEYIARQLVDDPAAVSVDEWRQGDRVVLRLHVAEGDMGRVIGKQGRIAQAMRTLLRVPAAHEHVYAVLEIG; encoded by the coding sequence ATGAAAGAACTGGTCGAATACATCGCCCGCCAGCTCGTGGATGATCCGGCGGCCGTCTCCGTGGACGAGTGGCGCCAGGGCGACCGCGTGGTGTTGCGCCTGCACGTGGCCGAGGGCGACATGGGCCGCGTGATCGGCAAGCAGGGCCGCATCGCCCAGGCGATGCGCACGCTGCTGCGCGTGCCTGCCGCCCATGAACATGTCTATGCCGTGCTTGAAATCGGCTGA
- the xseB gene encoding exodeoxyribonuclease VII small subunit: MTNAKKGEQQSFEAVYTQLEETVRQLEAGGLPLDESIGLFEEGMRLAQRCRELLDGAELRITTLSEQFRAAGVAQPAGAEPG; encoded by the coding sequence ATGACGAACGCGAAGAAGGGCGAGCAGCAGAGCTTCGAGGCCGTGTACACGCAGCTCGAAGAGACGGTGCGCCAGCTCGAGGCGGGCGGCCTGCCGCTGGACGAGTCGATCGGGCTGTTCGAGGAGGGGATGCGGCTGGCGCAGCGCTGCCGCGAATTGCTCGACGGCGCCGAGCTGCGCATCACCACGCTCAGCGAACAGTTTCGTGCCGCCGGCGTCGCCCAACCGGCCGGCGCGGAGCCGGGCTGA
- a CDS encoding formyltransferase family protein, with translation MEKRLSGRLRVGWFSTGRGAGSRALFRAICAAIDSGLPVELTYVFCNREPGEDEQTDQFFTLVRERGVPLLTLSSAAFRKQAGGKIVRKGELLPRWRLDYDDAVLERVEPYCATLGVLAGYMLIFGARACERLPLLNLHPAAPGGPIGIWQDVIWQLIAARAEHSGITIFRAIPEVDAGPPLAYCTYPLRGPEIDPLWAGTAGQPLERLKVETGEELPLFAEIRRRGALREPILIVETLRAAAERGLPQAGEALDLTTLVEMRLAEGRRS, from the coding sequence TTGGAGAAGCGTTTGAGCGGGCGGCTGCGAGTTGGCTGGTTTTCGACGGGGCGTGGGGCGGGCTCGCGGGCGCTGTTTCGCGCCATCTGCGCGGCGATCGACAGCGGGCTGCCGGTAGAGCTGACGTACGTCTTCTGCAACCGCGAGCCGGGCGAGGACGAGCAGACGGACCAGTTCTTCACGCTGGTGCGCGAGCGCGGCGTGCCGCTGCTGACGCTCTCCTCGGCCGCGTTTCGCAAGCAGGCAGGCGGCAAGATCGTGCGTAAGGGTGAGCTGTTGCCGCGGTGGCGTCTGGACTACGACGACGCGGTGCTGGAGCGGGTCGAGCCGTATTGCGCGACGCTCGGTGTGCTGGCGGGCTACATGCTGATCTTTGGCGCCCGCGCCTGCGAGCGGCTGCCCCTGCTCAACCTGCACCCGGCGGCGCCCGGCGGCCCGATCGGCATCTGGCAGGACGTGATCTGGCAGCTCATCGCCGCCCGTGCCGAGCACAGCGGCATCACGATCTTCCGCGCCATTCCCGAAGTCGACGCTGGCCCGCCGCTGGCCTACTGCACGTACCCGCTGCGCGGGCCGGAGATCGACCCGCTCTGGGCCGGCACGGCGGGCCAGCCGCTGGAACGGCTCAAAGTCGAGACCGGCGAGGAACTGCCGCTCTTCGCCGAGATCCGCCGCCGCGGGGCCCTGCGCGAGCCGATCTTGATCGTGGAGACACTCCGCGCCGCGGCCGAGCGTGGTCTGCCGCAGGCGGGCGAGGCGCTGGATCTCACCACGCTGGTGGAGATGCGGCTGGCCGAGGGACGGCGCTCATAA
- a CDS encoding PHP domain-containing protein, with amino-acid sequence MPLIRADLHSHTHFSRDGWTTPERYVQRAVARGIGWAAVSDHNNIDGAVAVRRLAKYAGALKVIIAEEIRSTEGEIIGYFLKEPIAKGLTPEETVRAIREQGGIVGVPHPCDRYRGSAIGLAALSRIVDDVDVIEVFNARNMKQEDNLRALRFAREHGLLESAGSDAHVHTEIGSAWVEMPDFETPEGFLESLKQGRIHGRLSSPFVHLLSSAAKLRFKLGMGPAR; translated from the coding sequence ATGCCGCTGATTCGCGCGGACCTGCACAGCCACACGCACTTCTCCCGCGATGGCTGGACCACGCCCGAACGCTACGTGCAGCGCGCGGTCGCGCGCGGCATCGGCTGGGCCGCCGTCAGCGACCACAACAACATCGATGGCGCCGTCGCCGTGCGGCGGCTGGCGAAATATGCGGGCGCGCTGAAGGTCATCATCGCCGAGGAGATCCGCTCGACCGAAGGCGAGATCATCGGCTACTTCCTCAAGGAGCCGATCGCGAAGGGGCTGACGCCGGAGGAGACGGTGCGCGCGATCCGCGAGCAGGGCGGCATCGTCGGCGTGCCGCATCCTTGCGACCGCTACCGTGGCTCGGCCATCGGCCTGGCGGCGCTGAGCCGCATCGTGGACGACGTCGACGTAATCGAGGTGTTCAATGCGCGCAACATGAAGCAGGAGGACAACCTGCGCGCCCTGCGCTTCGCCCGCGAGCACGGATTGCTCGAGTCGGCCGGCTCCGACGCGCACGTGCATACGGAGATCGGCTCGGCCTGGGTGGAGATGCCCGACTTCGAGACGCCCGAAGGGTTCCTGGAGTCGTTGAAGCAGGGCCGCATTCACGGCCGGCTCAGCAGCCCGTTCGTGCACCTGCTCAGCTCGGCGGCGAAGCTGCGCTTCAAGCTGGGCATGGGGCCGGCGCGGTAG
- a CDS encoding ATP-binding protein produces MTADRSRLRLVNAPQPAADAPPNLLDAALQLAGSDRGAIVRRADDGRIELQGSGLSPEEEAACTSLARRLWQQTVATAPLASTLGGGTLLAQPLPSSAASAPLSAALVVALPAGASRDPARIAALRRVSAVLAPALEAGERTRAVAAQAATERRRAERLLALNHALQALADTDDAQLACVKLLDDLAPQFPGIDMWAVWLLEADDSRLRMVASRGESRLRTPVHELPLDTGYSFDSAIHSGQLVVQSYGKGAARTPDEKLAKRMGIVSIAHVPLKSRSAVAGLLTLAARTARPLPEDERTFLETVGAQLGSQLDALRQLERAEAESERLQALIEALPVGIAMFDAQGNATLSNQAIADLLGVAPSGNGRRRGSGHALLTADGRPLPPEESPLCRVLNDGTAQLGRELVVRRADTGEDVPVLVNAAPFRDGSGRLTGVVTVYQDISRLREVDRLKDDFINTVSHELRTPTTTVRGGALTLLKRGHQLDASVREQLLHDMAEEAERLYHLVEDLLGMQRVQAGMQLQLEPTIPYRFVNDVIISLGGRVGNHALTVDVPSDLPLVDADPTYLEQVFRNLLENAVKFSPRGRRIEITAALDGKNVEFSVLDRGSGIPKEDMDRVFEPFYKTADAVRTGSQGAGLGLAVCRRLIEVMGGRIWAQARPGGGTAFRFTLPVLQEDGAGE; encoded by the coding sequence GTGACAGCCGACCGTTCCCGGTTACGCCTCGTCAACGCGCCCCAACCCGCGGCCGATGCGCCGCCCAATCTGCTCGACGCCGCCCTGCAGCTCGCCGGCAGCGATCGCGGCGCGATCGTGCGCCGCGCCGACGACGGCCGCATTGAGCTGCAAGGCTCCGGCCTCTCGCCGGAAGAGGAGGCCGCCTGCACCAGCCTGGCGCGGCGCCTCTGGCAACAGACCGTCGCCACGGCGCCGCTGGCCAGTACGCTCGGCGGCGGCACGCTGCTGGCGCAGCCGCTGCCCTCGTCCGCGGCGTCCGCGCCGTTGAGCGCGGCGCTCGTCGTCGCGCTGCCGGCCGGCGCCAGCCGCGATCCGGCGCGCATCGCCGCGCTGCGCCGGGTGAGCGCCGTGCTGGCGCCCGCGCTGGAGGCCGGCGAGCGCACGCGCGCCGTCGCGGCGCAGGCCGCGACCGAACGCCGCCGCGCCGAGCGGCTGCTGGCGCTCAACCATGCGCTGCAGGCGCTGGCCGACACCGACGACGCGCAGCTCGCCTGCGTCAAGCTGCTGGACGACCTGGCGCCGCAGTTCCCCGGCATCGACATGTGGGCCGTGTGGCTGCTGGAGGCCGACGACAGCCGCCTACGCATGGTCGCCAGCCGCGGCGAGTCGCGTCTGCGCACGCCGGTGCACGAGCTGCCGCTGGACACCGGCTACTCCTTCGACAGCGCCATCCACTCCGGGCAGCTCGTCGTGCAGAGCTACGGCAAGGGCGCGGCGCGCACGCCCGACGAGAAGCTGGCGAAACGGATGGGCATCGTCAGCATCGCGCACGTGCCGTTGAAGAGCCGCAGCGCCGTGGCGGGCCTGCTGACCCTCGCCGCGCGCACGGCGCGGCCCCTGCCCGAAGACGAACGCACCTTCCTGGAAACGGTCGGAGCGCAACTCGGCAGCCAGCTCGACGCGCTGCGCCAGCTCGAACGCGCCGAGGCCGAGAGTGAACGCCTGCAGGCGCTGATCGAGGCATTGCCGGTCGGCATCGCCATGTTCGACGCCCAGGGCAACGCCACGCTGTCCAACCAGGCGATCGCCGATCTGCTCGGCGTTGCTCCCTCGGGCAATGGGCGTCGCCGCGGCAGCGGGCATGCGTTGCTCACCGCCGACGGCCGGCCGCTGCCGCCGGAGGAGTCGCCGCTTTGCCGCGTGCTGAACGACGGCACGGCGCAGCTTGGCCGCGAGCTGGTGGTGCGCCGCGCCGACACCGGCGAGGACGTGCCGGTGCTGGTGAACGCGGCGCCCTTCCGCGACGGCAGCGGCCGGCTCACCGGCGTGGTCACCGTCTACCAGGACATTAGCCGGCTGCGCGAAGTCGACCGGCTGAAGGACGACTTTATCAATACCGTCTCGCATGAGCTGCGTACGCCGACCACGACCGTGCGCGGCGGCGCCCTGACCCTGCTGAAGCGCGGCCACCAGCTCGATGCGTCGGTGCGAGAGCAACTCCTGCACGACATGGCCGAGGAGGCCGAGCGGCTCTATCACCTGGTGGAGGACCTGCTGGGCATGCAGCGCGTGCAGGCAGGCATGCAACTGCAGTTGGAACCGACCATTCCCTATCGCTTCGTCAACGACGTGATCATCTCCCTGGGCGGGAGGGTCGGCAACCACGCGCTCACCGTCGACGTGCCATCCGATCTGCCGCTGGTCGATGCCGATCCAACCTATCTGGAGCAGGTGTTTCGCAACCTGCTGGAGAACGCCGTCAAGTTCTCGCCCAGGGGCCGGCGTATCGAGATCACCGCCGCGCTCGACGGCAAGAACGTGGAGTTCAGCGTACTCGACCGCGGCAGCGGCATTCCCAAAGAAGACATGGACCGCGTCTTCGAACCGTTCTACAAGACGGCGGACGCCGTGCGCACCGGCTCGCAGGGCGCCGGCCTGGGGCTCGCCGTCTGCCGCCGGCTGATTGAGGTGATGGGCGGCCGCATCTGGGCGCAGGCGCGCCCCGGCGGCGGCACGGCGTTTCGCTTCACCCTGCCGGTACTGCAGGAGGACGGCGCGGGGGAGTAG
- the xseA gene encoding exodeoxyribonuclease VII large subunit: MLALTVQQVVGYLKELIESNATLGDLWISGEISNLSRSAAGHIYFTLKDEAAQMRCAFFKRANAGMKLEHGDAVLAHGYVSVYEQRGELNFVVDFVHPQGAGVLNAQFERLRQALEAEGLFDEARKRPLPPFPRRIGVVTSPTGAVLHDIITVVGRRWPLAEIVLAPTAVQGEAAAPGIVSALADLNERGDVDVIIVARGGGSQEDLWPFNDERVPRAIYASRVPVVSAVGHETDFTLADFAADLRAPTPSVAGELVVPDQIELAMRVGGYVGALESWARQALDDRRDALDRLVDALEDVQPDICAARERLDRLLAGCEERLRRAIERSLALVEARELQLGSLSPLAVLGRGYAVVQRVDGGIVTHVRDAGAGDLVSIRVQDGALAAEVKQGGQIR; encoded by the coding sequence ATGCTCGCCCTGACGGTTCAGCAGGTGGTCGGCTATCTCAAAGAGCTGATCGAGTCGAACGCCACGCTGGGCGACCTCTGGATCAGCGGCGAGATCTCCAACCTCTCGCGCTCCGCGGCCGGCCACATCTACTTCACGCTGAAGGACGAGGCGGCGCAGATGCGCTGTGCCTTCTTCAAGCGCGCCAACGCCGGCATGAAGTTGGAGCACGGCGATGCGGTGCTGGCGCACGGCTACGTCTCGGTCTATGAGCAGCGCGGCGAGCTGAACTTCGTCGTCGACTTCGTGCACCCGCAGGGCGCGGGCGTGCTCAACGCGCAGTTCGAGCGGCTGCGGCAGGCGCTCGAAGCGGAAGGGCTGTTCGACGAGGCGCGCAAGCGCCCGCTGCCGCCCTTCCCGCGGCGCATCGGCGTCGTCACCTCGCCCACGGGCGCCGTGCTGCACGACATCATCACCGTTGTCGGGCGGCGCTGGCCGCTGGCCGAGATCGTGCTGGCGCCGACCGCCGTGCAGGGCGAGGCCGCCGCGCCGGGCATCGTCTCGGCCCTGGCCGATCTGAACGAACGCGGCGACGTGGACGTGATCATCGTGGCGCGCGGCGGCGGCTCGCAAGAGGACCTCTGGCCCTTCAACGATGAGCGTGTGCCGCGGGCGATCTACGCCAGCCGCGTGCCGGTGGTCTCTGCCGTGGGGCACGAGACGGATTTCACCCTGGCCGACTTCGCCGCCGATCTGCGGGCGCCCACGCCCTCCGTCGCGGGCGAGCTGGTGGTTCCCGACCAGATCGAGCTGGCGATGCGCGTGGGCGGCTACGTCGGGGCGCTGGAGTCCTGGGCACGGCAGGCGCTGGACGACCGGCGCGACGCACTCGACCGGCTCGTGGACGCGCTTGAAGATGTGCAGCCGGACATTTGCGCCGCGCGCGAACGGCTCGATCGGCTGCTCGCCGGCTGCGAGGAGCGGCTGCGCCGCGCGATCGAGCGCTCTCTGGCGCTGGTCGAGGCGCGGGAGCTGCAGCTCGGCTCGCTCAGCCCGCTGGCGGTGCTGGGGCGCGGCTACGCCGTGGTGCAGCGCGTGGATGGCGGCATCGTGACGCATGTGCGCGACGCCGGCGCCGGCGACCTGGTCAGCATCCGCGTGCAGGACGGGGCGCTGGCCGCCGAAGTCAAGCAGGGCGGTCAGATCAGATGA
- the rpsP gene encoding 30S ribosomal protein S16, whose translation MLRIRLRRVGKKKAPSYRIVVADSRAPRDGAFVEVIGFYDPLTDPSTVRVDAEKAKDWMRKGAQPSDTVVRLLQSQGVIEKPARSEQPAAAAES comes from the coding sequence TTGCTCAGAATCAGGCTGCGCCGCGTGGGCAAAAAGAAGGCGCCGTCGTACCGCATTGTCGTGGCCGACAGTCGCGCCCCGCGCGACGGCGCCTTCGTCGAGGTGATCGGCTTCTACGATCCGCTCACCGACCCTTCAACCGTGCGTGTGGACGCGGAGAAGGCAAAGGACTGGATGCGGAAGGGCGCCCAGCCCAGCGATACCGTCGTGCGGCTGTTGCAGAGCCAGGGCGTGATTGAGAAGCCCGCCAGGTCCGAGCAGCCGGCGGCCGCGGCCGAGTCCTGA
- a CDS encoding pseudouridine synthase has product MRLQKLIADAGLASRRAAERLMLDGAVTVNGRIVTELGAKAVPGVDDVRVSGQRVAPAAPHVYYLLNKPPGYVTTLSDEHGRATARDLLGDVKARVFPVGRLDRDSEGLLLFTNDGELTARLTHPRFAVEKEYLALVDREPAPAELDALRRGVSVEGRRTAPARVERLQPEDGGVWLGLTIHEGRKRQVRLMCEAVGLTVRRLVRTRFGSLTLEGLPAGAHRRLAPREVTRLRRDADLPQ; this is encoded by the coding sequence GTGCGCCTGCAGAAACTGATTGCCGATGCGGGTCTGGCCTCGCGCCGCGCGGCCGAGCGGCTGATGCTCGACGGCGCCGTGACGGTCAATGGCCGCATCGTCACCGAGTTGGGGGCGAAGGCGGTTCCCGGCGTCGACGACGTGCGCGTGTCCGGCCAGCGCGTCGCGCCTGCGGCGCCGCACGTCTACTACCTGCTGAACAAGCCGCCCGGCTACGTGACCACCCTCAGCGACGAGCACGGCCGCGCTACGGCGCGCGACCTGCTCGGCGACGTGAAAGCGCGCGTCTTCCCGGTGGGGCGGCTCGATCGGGACAGCGAGGGGTTGTTGCTCTTCACCAACGACGGTGAGTTGACGGCGCGGCTCACACACCCGCGCTTCGCCGTCGAAAAAGAGTACCTGGCGCTCGTCGATCGCGAGCCGGCGCCGGCAGAGCTCGACGCACTCCGCCGGGGCGTGTCGGTAGAGGGCCGGCGCACGGCGCCCGCCCGTGTCGAGCGGCTGCAGCCGGAAGACGGCGGCGTCTGGCTCGGGCTGACGATCCACGAAGGCCGCAAGCGCCAGGTGCGCCTGATGTGCGAGGCGGTCGGCCTCACGGTGCGGCGGCTGGTGCGCACCCGCTTCGGTTCGCTCACCCTCGAAGGGCTGCCGGCCGGCGCCCATCGCCGGCTCGCGCCGCGCGAAGTGACGAGACTGCGCCGCGACGCCGATCTGCCTCAGTGA
- a CDS encoding CUAEP/CCAEP-tail radical SAM protein yields the protein MRVLLLSTYELGRQPFGLASPAARLTQAGATVRCLDLAVQALDAQAIAAADLIAFYVPMHTATRLAARALTSVKQLNPTAHLCFYGLYAPVNEAFLRSLGAGTILGGEFEDGLVALVKRLATAGAASAQEEPVISLARQPFLAPDRRGLPGLERYAKLIMGPDDHRLVGYTEATRGCKHLCRHCPIVPVYNGRFRVVPREVVLEDIARQVAAGAQHITFGDPDFLNGPRQALPLVDALHARFPALTYDVTVKIEHLVRHAELLPALRDTGCVFVTSAVEAVDDLILEKFDKRHTRAEFEAVVRRFRTLGLTLNPTFVTFTPWTTLDGYLDLLRTLVELDLVANVAPVQYAIRLLIPAGSRLLELPDVQALVGPFDEQALSYTWVHPDSRVDKLYAVVRRIATAAGAHADRRTVFAQVWEAAHAAAGLAAPAPAWQPHDGAQTPVPFLSEAWFC from the coding sequence GTGCGCGTTCTGCTCCTCTCGACCTATGAGCTCGGACGACAGCCCTTCGGGTTGGCGTCCCCCGCGGCGCGCCTGACTCAGGCCGGCGCAACCGTTCGCTGTCTCGACCTGGCGGTGCAGGCGCTGGATGCGCAGGCGATCGCCGCTGCCGACCTGATCGCCTTCTATGTGCCGATGCACACGGCCACGCGGTTGGCGGCGCGGGCGCTGACATCGGTCAAGCAGCTCAATCCCACGGCGCATCTCTGCTTCTACGGCCTCTATGCGCCGGTCAACGAAGCGTTCTTGCGATCGCTGGGCGCCGGCACGATCCTGGGCGGCGAGTTCGAGGATGGACTCGTCGCCCTCGTCAAGCGGCTGGCGACCGCGGGCGCGGCCAGCGCCCAAGAGGAACCGGTGATCTCCCTCGCTCGCCAGCCGTTTCTGGCGCCAGACCGCCGTGGCCTGCCCGGGCTGGAGCGCTACGCAAAGCTGATCATGGGGCCGGACGATCACCGGCTCGTCGGCTACACCGAGGCCACGCGCGGTTGTAAGCATCTGTGCCGACACTGCCCGATCGTGCCCGTCTACAATGGGCGCTTCCGCGTGGTGCCGCGCGAGGTCGTGCTGGAGGATATCGCCCGCCAGGTGGCGGCAGGGGCGCAGCACATCACCTTCGGCGATCCGGATTTCCTTAACGGGCCGCGGCAGGCGCTTCCCCTGGTGGATGCCCTGCACGCGCGCTTCCCAGCGCTGACCTACGACGTCACCGTGAAGATCGAGCACCTGGTCAGGCACGCCGAGCTGCTGCCGGCGCTGCGGGATACCGGCTGCGTGTTCGTGACCAGCGCGGTCGAAGCCGTCGATGACCTGATCCTGGAAAAGTTCGATAAGCGCCATACGCGGGCCGAATTCGAAGCCGTGGTGCGACGCTTTCGGACGCTGGGGCTGACGCTCAATCCCACCTTCGTCACGTTTACGCCCTGGACCACGCTCGATGGATACCTCGATCTTCTGCGCACGCTCGTCGAGCTGGATCTGGTGGCCAACGTCGCGCCGGTTCAGTACGCCATTCGCCTGCTGATTCCCGCAGGCTCGCGCCTGCTGGAACTGCCCGACGTGCAGGCGCTGGTTGGCCCCTTTGACGAGCAGGCGCTTTCCTATACGTGGGTGCACCCGGACTCACGGGTAGACAAGCTGTACGCGGTCGTTCGCAGGATCGCCACGGCTGCCGGCGCCCACGCCGACCGCCGTACGGTGTTCGCCCAGGTCTGGGAGGCGGCCCACGCCGCGGCGGGCCTCGCGGCGCCCGCGCCGGCCTGGCAACCGCACGACGGCGCGCAAACGCCGGTCCCCTTCTTGAGCGAAGCGTGGTTCTGTTGA
- the rimM gene encoding ribosome maturation factor RimM (Essential for efficient processing of 16S rRNA), with translation MKAAKPDNVAPRSPDVREGFVGVGVVLTSFGLKGDLKVEPLTDFPERFAPGAHLWLAGHERTVERSRWQRGIVFVKLTGIDRPEAVAQVRGYPLELPEAERAELGANEFYQSDILGLRVLTSGGEELGRVREFLPTGANDVLLVEGPRGEVLVPMIDDIVRAIDLAAGTITIEPLEGLLPEPRVPRPPRLPSWRYKQLRRQGSAPPPR, from the coding sequence ATGAAAGCGGCTAAGCCGGACAATGTGGCGCCGCGCTCGCCCGACGTGCGCGAGGGTTTCGTCGGTGTCGGCGTGGTCCTCACCTCGTTCGGCCTCAAAGGCGATCTCAAAGTCGAGCCGCTCACCGACTTCCCCGAGCGCTTCGCGCCGGGCGCGCACCTCTGGCTCGCCGGCCACGAGCGCACCGTCGAGCGCAGCCGCTGGCAACGTGGGATCGTCTTCGTCAAGCTGACGGGCATCGACAGGCCGGAGGCCGTGGCCCAGGTGCGCGGCTACCCGCTGGAGCTGCCGGAGGCCGAGCGGGCCGAGCTGGGCGCGAACGAGTTTTATCAGTCCGACATTCTCGGTCTGCGCGTTCTCACCAGCGGCGGCGAAGAGCTGGGCCGTGTGCGCGAATTTCTGCCCACCGGCGCCAACGACGTGCTGCTGGTGGAAGGCCCGCGCGGTGAAGTGCTGGTGCCGATGATCGACGACATCGTGCGCGCGATCGACCTGGCCGCCGGCACGATCACGATCGAGCCGCTGGAAGGGCTGTTGCCCGAGCCGCGCGTGCCGAGGCCGCCGCGGCTGCCCTCCTGGCGCTACAAGCAGTTGCGCCGCCAGGGTTCCGCGCCCCCGCCACGGTAG
- the efp gene encoding elongation factor P, which yields MITPGEFKRGIAIELDGKLYTVLSYEHNKVGRGSAQVRLKLRDVRAGHTIDRTFQASEKFVRAHIDRSPMQFLYEDNGLYYFMNAETYDQIALTKDQVGDALYYLKENELVDVLTHGDSAIGVELPTSVNLKVVDTEPGFKGDTATGGNKPAKLETGLTVQVPLFIKEGDVLKVDTRTGEYLERASS from the coding sequence ATGATTACCCCCGGCGAGTTCAAACGCGGCATCGCGATCGAGCTGGACGGCAAGCTCTACACCGTGCTCAGCTACGAGCACAACAAGGTCGGCCGCGGCAGCGCCCAGGTGCGGCTCAAGCTGCGTGACGTGCGCGCCGGCCACACGATCGACCGCACCTTTCAGGCTTCGGAAAAGTTCGTGCGGGCGCACATCGACCGCTCGCCCATGCAGTTTCTCTACGAGGACAACGGCCTCTACTACTTCATGAACGCCGAGACCTACGACCAGATCGCCCTGACCAAGGACCAGGTCGGCGACGCGCTCTACTACCTCAAGGAGAACGAGCTGGTCGACGTGCTCACGCACGGCGACAGCGCGATCGGCGTGGAGCTGCCCACCAGCGTCAATCTGAAGGTCGTGGATACGGAGCCGGGCTTCAAGGGCGACACGGCCACCGGCGGCAACAAGCCGGCCAAGCTGGAAACCGGCCTCACCGTGCAGGTGCCGCTGTTCATCAAGGAAGGCGACGTGCTCAAGGTCGACACGCGCACCGGCGAATACCTGGAGCGTGCCTCATCGTGA